The DNA region GCCAATGTCGTACCTCAGCTGCTTACTCTGGTGCAAGCAACTCCTCGGGATAACTACAAACTGACCGCAACTGCGCGACTGTTGCCAGGTCAGAGTCTGCCGGAAGTCAATACCAACGGTGCCGCGATCGTTGCGGCAGACAAAAAGGGCACCGGACAAAAGACGCCCGCGGAGGCACTCGCCGCGCTAGGTGATCGGCTCACTAACCCGGACGGCGCGGCCAAGGATAGCTTTGCGGCGTCACAAGGCTTCAAATACCTTGACGAGGTGGCAAAGTTCCAGGCGGACACTGTTGCCGGCAGCCCCCAAGCGACAATCGTGTTCAAGCACGATCCGCAGCCCAAATCGATCGTGGCCTTTGAAACCGCCGACGGTGGAACCCTAGTGTTTGGTACTTTCACTTTCACGCAAGACGGCACACCAAAAGGTGAGGGTGACAAATTGAGCGTTGGCGACAACGCAGCGGCCTTTACCAGCGGCAAGGACACACTCAAAGGGTATGTGTTGACCTTCGACGAACAAGCGGTGTTTTACATCCCGAAAGCCGGTCCGTCAGCGCCCATGACGATGTTGGCAGCAGAACGCGGACTCACCACCGCAGCCTTCAAATAGATAAACTGGGTTTCATGACTAACTCAGCTTCACAGCCAACAACGAATCTTGGCGCGGGTAACACTCGCGGTGCGATCGATCTCTCCAGCTTGAATGGTTCAAGCCAACCGGTATCTGCTCAAGCAACGCCAGGGCAAAGAACTCCATCACAGAGTTTTGTGGTTGACGCAACCGAACAAAGCTTCCCAGAATTAGTGCAAATTTCTGCCGAGGTGCCCGTTGTGGTGGCAATGTTTGCCAGCTGGTCACCACAATCACAATCCGTCGTTGCCACTTTGGAGAGTTTGATTCCAGCGTATGTTGGCAAGATTTTGCTGGCGCGCGCCAATATTGAGACTTTCCCGCAGCTTGCACAGGCTTTTGGCACGCAAGGTGTTCCAGCCGTCGTTGCTTTGGTCAAGGGACAACCCGTACCGCTGTTCAACGGGGAAATTGCTGAATCAGAAGTCAAGCGCTATTTGGAAGAGCTGCTCAAAGTTGCAGCCGCAAATGGCGTCAACGGTACTCTCGGCGATGAATCAGCTGAGCCGGAGGAAGCCCCATTGCCGCCGTTGCATCAAGAGGCGGTTGACGCCATTGACAACGGTGACCTGACCGCAGCGGAAGCTGCATATCGTAAAGCCCTTACCGCAGCGCCGGCTGACCGCGATGCCAAAGTAGGGCTTGCGCAAGTTCAGCTCATGCAACGCACTGACGGTTTAGATACTGCAAGCCTTGAAAAGCTGCGCAGCGCAGCCGCCGAGCAGCCCGACGACGTCGACGCACAGCTTGCGGTAGCGGACATGGATTTGGTCGGCGGGCATGTCGGTTACGCTTTGGACCGAGTAGTGGGTTATATCGCTGCGCATCCCGGTAGCACGTGGGAGTCTGAGCGAGAAAAGGCGCGATTGCGAGTTCTAGACTTATTCGACATTGTGGGCTCGGCTGATCCACGAGTTGCCAAGG from Renibacterium salmoninarum ATCC 33209 includes:
- a CDS encoding tetratricopeptide repeat protein, translating into MTNSASQPTTNLGAGNTRGAIDLSSLNGSSQPVSAQATPGQRTPSQSFVVDATEQSFPELVQISAEVPVVVAMFASWSPQSQSVVATLESLIPAYVGKILLARANIETFPQLAQAFGTQGVPAVVALVKGQPVPLFNGEIAESEVKRYLEELLKVAAANGVNGTLGDESAEPEEAPLPPLHQEAVDAIDNGDLTAAEAAYRKALTAAPADRDAKVGLAQVQLMQRTDGLDTASLEKLRSAAAEQPDDVDAQLAVADMDLVGGHVGYALDRVVGYIAAHPGSTWESEREKARLRVLDLFDIVGSADPRVAKARQALARALF